A genomic segment from Archangium lipolyticum encodes:
- a CDS encoding zinc metalloprotease: MIEPAQELAPPSIEITPEEREYQRARVAFLLPERASSGALLLMGTLVLFALSLWGEHDWRYLVLLISVLLFHELGHWAGMRLFGFQDVRMFFIPFFGAAVSGRNQGAESWKEALVLLLGPIPGILAGCGLVGFVAATKSQGLTEAALLLLALNGFNLLPLMPLDGGRLFQLLLFSRHRYLELAFTLLTSLALIGVALALDTWLLAAVGLFNVMGLFRQARLLRHVHELRAAYPGMAQAPERLDDTSMRALYDASLMMVGTSGEHETNAYVGRARVMRDLHQRVRQRPPSALASLALSGVWFAGMLALLIGLLFLGWASRQP; the protein is encoded by the coding sequence ATGATCGAACCTGCGCAGGAGCTCGCTCCTCCTTCCATCGAAATCACACCCGAGGAGCGGGAGTACCAACGGGCCCGGGTGGCCTTCCTGCTCCCGGAGCGGGCAAGCAGCGGCGCACTCCTCCTGATGGGGACGCTCGTCCTGTTCGCGCTCTCCCTGTGGGGTGAGCACGACTGGCGCTACCTGGTGTTGCTCATCTCCGTGCTGCTCTTCCACGAGCTCGGCCACTGGGCCGGGATGAGGCTCTTCGGCTTCCAGGATGTGCGGATGTTCTTCATCCCTTTCTTCGGAGCGGCCGTGTCCGGGCGGAACCAGGGCGCGGAGAGCTGGAAGGAGGCGCTGGTGCTCCTCCTGGGCCCCATCCCTGGCATCCTCGCGGGCTGTGGACTGGTGGGCTTCGTGGCCGCCACGAAATCCCAGGGGCTGACGGAGGCGGCCCTGCTGCTCCTCGCCCTCAACGGCTTCAACCTGCTGCCGCTGATGCCGCTGGATGGAGGCCGCCTCTTCCAGCTGCTCCTCTTCAGCCGCCACCGCTACCTGGAGCTCGCCTTCACCCTGCTCACCTCGCTGGCGCTGATCGGCGTGGCGCTCGCGCTCGATACCTGGCTGCTGGCCGCCGTCGGTCTCTTCAACGTGATGGGACTGTTCCGCCAGGCGCGGCTGCTGCGTCACGTCCACGAGCTGCGCGCGGCGTACCCGGGCATGGCGCAGGCCCCGGAGCGGCTCGATGACACCTCGATGCGCGCCCTCTACGACGCCTCGCTCATGATGGTGGGCACGAGCGGTGAGCACGAGACGAATGCCTACGTGGGGCGCGCCCGGGTGATGAGGGATCTCCACCAGCGGGTGCGGCAACGTCCGCCCTCGGCGCTGGCCAGCCTCGCGCTCTCCGGCGTCTGGTTCGCGGGGATGCTGGCGCTCCTCATCGGCCTGCTGTTCCTGGGCTGGGCCTCCAGGCAACCCTGA
- a CDS encoding PAS domain-containing sensor histidine kinase, producing MTWERKARGALGLESHLPGLLDDLTAGLIHLDGGAGRQQLRFGEDELEDVIQVYGLLQSVLLELLHREARASPEGIQLILDLVNGGIREAAAGFGRARTQTEKLKSGERERLISAFKAATAATAIVHGPEHIYEFANDEYLKLFLGSREYLGIPLRSVLPELEGTGIFEQLDEAFRTGRRVEQSEVPLHFRTASGTMKLGYYTYTFTPHFDESGHVRGLILMGINVTDYVLARQTIQRSQEQLQLITDRLPGFVSYIDREGRYRFVNRTYETWYGIKSSELLGKKRRDFVTEETARLAEPHEKRALAGEPVRYENVLRKPSGEYTVQDVEFVPDRDSETGEIRGAIIVAHDITEQKKIRQALEEAVRARDEFLSIASHELKTPLTSIQLQTQMMKRSIERGRPDAFDPARVTRLVVQTDKSVQRLARLVDDMLDISRISTGKLTFTPETFDLCELAREVVERLTVQAGGAPISCECHGVVEGDWDRFRIDQVLTNLITNAVRYGQGSPVELTVQGSDSDAVLKVRDQGPGITPEDQERIFLRFERATSANTVSGLGLGLYISREIIERHGGSIQVESEPGKGATFVVTLPLRRTPP from the coding sequence GTGACCTGGGAGCGGAAGGCCCGAGGCGCTCTGGGGCTCGAGTCCCACCTTCCCGGGCTGCTGGATGACCTGACCGCGGGATTGATCCATCTGGACGGGGGTGCTGGACGGCAGCAGCTCCGGTTCGGCGAGGACGAGCTCGAGGATGTCATCCAGGTGTACGGGCTCCTGCAATCGGTGCTGCTCGAGCTCCTCCATCGGGAAGCGCGAGCATCTCCCGAAGGCATCCAGCTCATCCTCGACCTCGTCAATGGAGGGATCCGCGAAGCCGCGGCCGGGTTCGGGCGTGCGAGAACCCAGACCGAGAAGTTGAAATCCGGCGAACGTGAACGGCTCATCTCCGCGTTCAAGGCCGCGACGGCCGCGACGGCCATCGTCCACGGACCCGAGCACATCTACGAGTTCGCCAATGACGAATACCTGAAGCTCTTCCTGGGCTCACGCGAGTACCTGGGCATCCCTCTTCGAAGCGTGCTGCCAGAACTGGAGGGCACCGGCATCTTCGAGCAGCTCGATGAGGCCTTCCGGACGGGAAGACGGGTCGAGCAGAGCGAGGTGCCCCTCCACTTCCGCACCGCCAGCGGGACCATGAAGCTCGGGTATTACACCTACACGTTCACGCCTCATTTCGATGAGTCCGGCCATGTGCGGGGTCTGATCCTCATGGGGATCAACGTGACCGATTACGTGCTCGCGCGGCAGACGATTCAACGGAGCCAGGAGCAGCTGCAACTCATCACCGATCGCCTGCCCGGCTTCGTCAGCTATATCGATCGGGAAGGCCGCTACCGGTTCGTCAACCGGACGTACGAGACCTGGTACGGAATCAAGAGCTCCGAGCTCCTGGGCAAGAAGCGCCGCGACTTCGTGACCGAGGAGACAGCACGTCTGGCGGAGCCCCATGAAAAGCGCGCGCTCGCGGGCGAGCCGGTGCGCTACGAGAACGTGCTGCGCAAGCCCTCGGGTGAATACACCGTCCAGGATGTCGAGTTCGTCCCCGACCGGGATTCCGAGACCGGGGAGATCCGCGGCGCCATCATCGTCGCCCACGACATCACCGAGCAGAAGAAGATCCGGCAGGCGCTCGAGGAGGCCGTCCGTGCTCGCGACGAGTTCCTGTCGATCGCCTCGCATGAGCTCAAGACCCCGCTCACCTCGATCCAGCTCCAGACCCAGATGATGAAGCGGAGCATCGAGCGGGGCCGCCCGGACGCTTTCGATCCCGCCCGGGTGACCCGGCTCGTGGTGCAGACCGACAAGAGCGTCCAGCGGCTGGCCCGGCTGGTGGACGACATGCTGGACATCTCCCGCATCTCGACCGGGAAGCTCACCTTCACCCCGGAGACGTTCGACCTGTGTGAGCTGGCCCGGGAAGTCGTGGAGCGGCTGACCGTTCAAGCAGGCGGCGCCCCCATCTCCTGCGAGTGCCACGGCGTGGTCGAAGGCGACTGGGACCGCTTCCGGATCGATCAGGTGCTCACCAACCTCATCACGAACGCCGTCCGTTACGGCCAGGGCTCACCCGTCGAGCTCACCGTCCAGGGCTCGGACTCGGACGCCGTGCTGAAGGTACGGGACCAGGGACCGGGCATCACGCCCGAGGACCAGGAGCGGATCTTCCTGCGCTTCGAGCGCGCCACGTCCGCGAACACCGTCAGTGGTCTGGGTCTCGGGCTCTACATCTCCCGGGAGATCATCGAGCGCCATGGAGGCTCGATCCAGGTCGAGAGCGAGCCCGGCAAGGGCGCGACCTTCGTCGTGACGCTGCCCCTGCGGCGGACGCCCCCCTGA
- a CDS encoding dihydroxyacetone kinase family protein: MKKLVNGPRAVVGEMLEGLVSLAPGQALLEGESVVVRADTPMEVHQREVAVISGGGSGHEPAHAGYVGAGMLHAAVAGDVFTSPSPDAVLAAIRAVSGPAGALLIVKNYTGDRLNFGLAAELARAEGIPTEIVVVADDVSLRDTVEPSRRRGIAGTILVHKVAGAAAASGASLAEVAREAAATAAGLGTMGVGLGPCTVPAAGRPGFALGVGEIELGLGIHGEQGVRRVPLQPADALVDTLLETILEDLRIGAGERVALLVNGLGGTPPMELAIVARRALAVLRERKVVVERAWSGSFLTALEMPGCSLSLLKVDDERLRRLDVATAAPAWPGSGRIAPARQRRPVPPAPPVPVEAGAEQPGMARFKQAVLSVADALETAESFLTELDSAAGDGDLGISLARGAAALRALPESSWASPSRALTAMGEALRRSVGGSSGPFYATALLRAARRLGDTTPDAKVWAGAFLAAVEAVAELGGARPGDRTMLDALHPAADAFARALEAGQSLANAWEACVLEAERGAEATARMKPRLGRASYLGERVLGVPDAGAAAVVVWMKPLSRYVSQ; this comes from the coding sequence ATGAAGAAGCTCGTCAATGGTCCCCGCGCCGTCGTGGGGGAGATGCTCGAGGGTCTGGTCTCGCTCGCGCCGGGGCAGGCGCTGCTGGAGGGGGAGTCCGTGGTGGTCCGCGCCGACACCCCCATGGAGGTCCATCAACGCGAGGTCGCCGTCATCTCCGGAGGTGGCAGCGGACACGAACCCGCCCACGCGGGCTACGTGGGCGCCGGCATGCTGCACGCGGCGGTCGCCGGGGACGTGTTCACCTCGCCCAGCCCCGATGCGGTCCTGGCGGCGATCCGCGCGGTGTCGGGTCCGGCGGGCGCGCTGCTGATCGTGAAGAACTATACCGGGGATCGGCTGAACTTCGGCCTCGCCGCCGAGCTGGCGCGCGCGGAGGGCATCCCGACGGAGATCGTCGTCGTCGCCGACGATGTCTCACTGCGCGACACCGTCGAGCCCTCGCGCCGGAGGGGCATCGCGGGGACCATCCTGGTGCACAAGGTGGCTGGTGCCGCCGCCGCCTCCGGCGCCTCGCTCGCGGAGGTCGCACGGGAAGCCGCGGCGACCGCCGCCGGGCTCGGCACCATGGGCGTCGGGCTGGGCCCCTGTACCGTGCCCGCGGCGGGCCGCCCTGGCTTCGCGCTCGGCGTGGGAGAGATCGAGCTCGGCCTGGGCATTCATGGTGAGCAGGGCGTGCGGCGCGTGCCGCTGCAGCCGGCGGACGCGCTGGTGGACACCCTGCTGGAGACCATCCTGGAGGACCTGCGCATCGGCGCTGGCGAGCGCGTGGCCTTGTTGGTCAATGGTCTGGGCGGCACCCCGCCCATGGAGCTGGCGATCGTGGCCCGTCGCGCCCTGGCCGTGTTGCGCGAGCGGAAGGTCGTCGTGGAGCGGGCCTGGAGTGGCTCGTTCCTGACGGCGCTGGAGATGCCGGGCTGTTCGCTGAGCCTGTTGAAGGTGGACGACGAGCGGCTGCGCCGGCTCGACGTGGCCACCGCCGCACCCGCCTGGCCGGGCAGCGGAAGGATCGCCCCGGCACGTCAGCGCCGGCCCGTGCCTCCGGCGCCGCCGGTACCCGTGGAGGCAGGCGCGGAGCAGCCCGGGATGGCCCGGTTCAAACAGGCGGTCCTGTCGGTCGCCGACGCGCTCGAGACGGCCGAATCGTTCCTGACGGAGCTCGACAGCGCGGCGGGCGATGGCGACCTCGGCATCAGCCTGGCGCGCGGCGCGGCGGCCCTGCGTGCCCTGCCCGAGTCCTCGTGGGCCAGCCCCTCCCGGGCGCTGACGGCGATGGGTGAAGCGCTGCGCCGCAGCGTGGGCGGTAGCTCGGGGCCGTTCTACGCCACCGCGTTGTTGCGCGCCGCCCGCCGCCTGGGGGACACGACGCCGGACGCGAAGGTGTGGGCCGGAGCCTTCCTGGCCGCAGTCGAGGCCGTGGCGGAGCTCGGGGGCGCTCGTCCCGGGGACCGCACGATGCTCGACGCCCTGCATCCCGCCGCCGACGCCTTCGCCCGGGCGTTGGAGGCCGGGCAGTCGCTGGCCAATGCCTGGGAAGCCTGTGTCCTGGAGGCGGAGCGGGGCGCGGAGGCCACCGCTCGGATGAAGCCGCGCCTGGGACGCGCCAGCTACCTGGGCGAGCGCGTCCTCGGTGTTCCCGACGCCGGGGCGGCGGCCGTCGTCGTCTGGATGAAGCCGCTCTCCCGCTATGTGTCCCAGTAG